One Lachnospiraceae bacterium C1.1 genomic region harbors:
- a CDS encoding glycosyltransferase family 2 protein yields MKVSVIIPVYNCEATIDRCVRSLLLQTYSDFEVLIVDDGSRDNTAVKVKVLMTETDKVRFISAEHGGVSHARNEGLKNISGDYVMFADADDFLEKNCIERMVRAIEISEDCDMAVSSYTRIIYGKEFPVEKLQKSGFITKRRYIENSLKDPGHHYFGVLWNKIFKSRIIKAGQVRFHEDITLGEDFVFSLDYLRMARKVNIIEDRLYNYCYQDRSTLSRVHNKTIKDCRDELSNRIKIFNNYKKALKNAGIYDAVRKRAFHYWIVFYIRQIYGIRNEYGWMVEDNSTWKKEVISDERVKQALELFSGMEIKSEYIAFALSQDIKRAVKKFFSRLRK; encoded by the coding sequence ATGAAAGTTTCAGTAATCATACCGGTATATAATTGTGAAGCGACAATTGACAGATGTGTAAGGTCGCTCCTCTTGCAGACCTATAGTGACTTTGAGGTTTTGATAGTCGATGACGGATCTCGTGATAATACGGCTGTAAAAGTAAAGGTACTCATGACCGAAACGGATAAGGTCAGGTTTATTTCCGCAGAACACGGAGGCGTGTCCCATGCGAGGAATGAGGGCTTGAAGAATATCAGCGGTGATTATGTTATGTTTGCGGATGCAGATGACTTTCTTGAAAAGAACTGCATTGAGCGTATGGTCAGAGCTATTGAGATTTCGGAAGACTGCGATATGGCGGTAAGTTCATATACAAGGATCATTTACGGAAAAGAATTTCCCGTTGAAAAGCTTCAGAAAAGCGGTTTTATAACTAAAAGAAGATATATAGAGAACAGTTTGAAAGACCCCGGGCACCATTATTTCGGGGTGCTTTGGAATAAGATATTTAAGAGCAGGATAATTAAAGCCGGACAGGTTAGATTCCACGAAGACATCACTTTGGGGGAAGACTTTGTATTTTCACTTGATTACCTGAGGATGGCGCGGAAGGTTAATATTATAGAAGACAGGCTTTATAATTATTGTTATCAGGATAGGAGCACGCTTTCACGGGTTCATAACAAGACGATAAAGGATTGTCGGGACGAGCTTTCGAACAGAATAAAGATTTTCAATAATTATAAGAAAGCACTTAAGAATGCAGGGATTTATGATGCGGTGCGGAAAAGAGCATTTCATTACTGGATAGTATTCTATATCCGCCAGATTTACGGCATAAGGAATGAATATGGCTGGATGGTGGAGGATAATTCGACATGGAAAAAAGAAGTAATTTCAGATGAGCGGGTAAAGCAGGCGCTCGAGCTCTTTTCCGGAATGGAAATTAAATCGGAATATATAGCTTTTGCTTTATCGCAGGATATAAAAAGGGCAGTTAAAAAGTTTTTTAGCAGGTTGAGGAAATGA